The Roseofilum reptotaenium CS-1145 genome contains a region encoding:
- a CDS encoding tyrosine-type recombinase/integrase — translation MKRVRIPKISKGNNGGSIRLRWTYQGKRYCLSGFGDWSDSLAQSVANVRAEEIKRDIRLGTFDPSLENYQSHHVQNQKAINKHQERCKKQEAVQWSLVDVWNFYKDYNTESTPATTQKNHWKSVDNALAKISNEETLPDNAYQITPKLLEYYTYHTLQRVLASLVAASNLAFNCGHIPKNHWKDIKKQLPKKVGKDESKRTNKAYTVREIKAILEAFESDRFCSEKSAFDHSHYYPFVEFLILTGCRPGEAIALTWDDIDDDKIRFNKSYSLGELKSTKNGKTRHFPLSKGLKECIARQYRNPVSNNSFNLVFPSPKGGYINLQNFTTKIFNYVINCLWEIRVVRYKLPTYNLRNTSASFYLRNGVDRATIAKLFETSGEMLDKHYFAPDDDIELPEI, via the coding sequence ATGAAAAGAGTAAGAATACCTAAGATAAGCAAAGGAAATAATGGGGGGTCCATCCGACTTCGGTGGACGTATCAAGGTAAGCGATATTGCTTATCGGGCTTCGGAGACTGGAGCGATTCTTTAGCACAGTCAGTTGCCAATGTCAGGGCAGAGGAAATAAAACGTGATATCCGATTGGGCACGTTTGACCCGTCATTGGAGAACTATCAATCTCATCACGTACAAAATCAAAAAGCAATTAACAAGCATCAAGAAAGATGCAAAAAACAAGAGGCTGTACAATGGTCACTCGTTGATGTTTGGAATTTTTACAAAGATTACAACACAGAATCAACACCAGCAACGACTCAAAAGAATCACTGGAAATCAGTAGATAATGCATTAGCAAAAATATCTAATGAGGAAACGTTACCTGATAATGCATATCAAATAACTCCAAAATTACTAGAATATTACACTTACCACACCCTACAACGAGTCTTGGCTTCTTTGGTAGCCGCCAGCAATCTCGCTTTTAATTGCGGTCATATTCCTAAAAATCATTGGAAAGATATCAAGAAACAACTACCAAAGAAGGTAGGTAAAGATGAGTCCAAACGCACGAACAAAGCCTACACAGTACGAGAAATCAAGGCAATACTAGAAGCATTTGAGTCTGATAGATTCTGCTCTGAAAAGTCAGCTTTTGACCACAGTCACTATTATCCCTTTGTGGAGTTCCTGATATTGACAGGATGCCGTCCTGGTGAAGCGATTGCACTAACTTGGGATGACATTGATGACGATAAAATCAGATTCAATAAATCTTATTCTTTGGGTGAATTAAAGTCTACGAAAAATGGAAAAACGCGACACTTCCCACTCAGTAAGGGATTGAAAGAATGTATTGCAAGGCAATATAGGAATCCCGTAAGCAACAACAGCTTTAACCTGGTCTTCCCATCACCAAAAGGAGGCTATATCAACCTCCAAAACTTCACGACGAAAATATTTAACTATGTAATCAATTGCCTATGGGAGATAAGGGTTGTAAGGTACAAACTCCCCACTTACAACTTGAGAAATACTTCTGCATCTTTTTATCTAAGGAATGGAGTAGATAGAGCTACGATTGCAAAGTTATTCGAGACATCAGGAGAAATGCTCGACAAACATTACTTTGCTCCAGATGACGATATTGAGTTACCAGAGATTTAG